Proteins found in one Oncorhynchus gorbuscha isolate QuinsamMale2020 ecotype Even-year linkage group LG15, OgorEven_v1.0, whole genome shotgun sequence genomic segment:
- the LOC123997074 gene encoding neurturin isoform X1 → MIGKVVGVGEDGKMWKRQEVSTAKYHLRNWKMMLWVVASLLTLIEGVFSEEDPKEAHTEQLRAQERTTTAGTWLPDHYPEVHELEEKSGGHGQASWPSLFENPGLEGDGEGYPSRWQRSPPDPDPDPEPSRRGSRKKSKKPKNSSRDCRMEKKEMRVRDLGLGFDSDEIILFKYCVGTCSSSRKNYDLALKALMENESIPSRKVSAHPCCRPTRYETVSFMDAQTIWQTIKWLSAANCSCVG, encoded by the exons atgGAAAAATGTGGAAGAGGCAGGAAGTGTCAACTGCCAAATATCACCTGAGGAACTGGAAG ATGATGCTGTGGGTGGTTGCCTCTCTGCTGACCCTGATAGAGGGGGTGTTCTCTGAGGAAGACCCAAAGGAGGCCCACACTGAGCAGCTCCGAGCCCAGGAGAGGACCACCACCGCTGGGACCTGGCTCCCAGACCACTACCCAGAGGTCCACGAGCTGGAAGAGAAGAGTGGCGGCCATGGCCAGGCCTCCTGGCCTAGTCTTTTCG AGAACCCAGGTCTTGAGGGCGACGGAGAGGGCTATCCGAGCAGGTGGCAACGCTCACCTCCAGACCCTGACCCAGACCCCGAACCCTCCCGTAGAGGCTCTCGCAAGAAAAGCAAAAAGCCCAAGAACAGCAGCCGGGACTGCCGCATGGAGAAGAAGGAGATGCGTGTCAGAGACCTGGGCCTGGGCTTTGACTCGGATGAGATCATCCTGTTTAAGTACTGTGTGGGGACGTGCTCGAGCTCCCGTAAGAACTACGACCTGGCCCTTAAGGCCCTGATGGAGAACGAGAGTATCCCCAGCAGGAAGGTGAGCGCCCACCCCTGCTGCCGACCAACCCGCTACGAGACTGTCTCTTTCATGGATGCCCAGACTATATGGCAGACCATCAAGTGGCTGTCAGCAGCTAACTGTAGCTGTGTGGGGTGA
- the LOC123997074 gene encoding neurturin isoform X2 translates to MWKRQEVSTAKYHLRNWKMMLWVVASLLTLIEGVFSEEDPKEAHTEQLRAQERTTTAGTWLPDHYPEVHELEEKSGGHGQASWPSLFENPGLEGDGEGYPSRWQRSPPDPDPDPEPSRRGSRKKSKKPKNSSRDCRMEKKEMRVRDLGLGFDSDEIILFKYCVGTCSSSRKNYDLALKALMENESIPSRKVSAHPCCRPTRYETVSFMDAQTIWQTIKWLSAANCSCVG, encoded by the exons ATGTGGAAGAGGCAGGAAGTGTCAACTGCCAAATATCACCTGAGGAACTGGAAG ATGATGCTGTGGGTGGTTGCCTCTCTGCTGACCCTGATAGAGGGGGTGTTCTCTGAGGAAGACCCAAAGGAGGCCCACACTGAGCAGCTCCGAGCCCAGGAGAGGACCACCACCGCTGGGACCTGGCTCCCAGACCACTACCCAGAGGTCCACGAGCTGGAAGAGAAGAGTGGCGGCCATGGCCAGGCCTCCTGGCCTAGTCTTTTCG AGAACCCAGGTCTTGAGGGCGACGGAGAGGGCTATCCGAGCAGGTGGCAACGCTCACCTCCAGACCCTGACCCAGACCCCGAACCCTCCCGTAGAGGCTCTCGCAAGAAAAGCAAAAAGCCCAAGAACAGCAGCCGGGACTGCCGCATGGAGAAGAAGGAGATGCGTGTCAGAGACCTGGGCCTGGGCTTTGACTCGGATGAGATCATCCTGTTTAAGTACTGTGTGGGGACGTGCTCGAGCTCCCGTAAGAACTACGACCTGGCCCTTAAGGCCCTGATGGAGAACGAGAGTATCCCCAGCAGGAAGGTGAGCGCCCACCCCTGCTGCCGACCAACCCGCTACGAGACTGTCTCTTTCATGGATGCCCAGACTATATGGCAGACCATCAAGTGGCTGTCAGCAGCTAACTGTAGCTGTGTGGGGTGA